The window CAAACGAGCAAGGTTAATGTTGACATTGCAGGCAGCGATACAGCCATTGTATTTGATAAAATCGGAAGACCTTTCCAGGCAACCACGGGCAGTATTACTTATGTGGACCCATTGCCCGACACAGCTGGACTGACCCAGCTCAGCACGGCCTTTGCCATTACACTCAATGATAATAAAGGCCATTCTAAAATCATAACCATAATACCGGAAACAGGATTTATCCAATGAAGATTAATAATCAAAAAGGATTTTCTCTGGTTGAAGTTATAATAGTACTTATTATTACAGGTATTATGGGATCATATTTAATTACCTTTGTACAATCGAGCACACAAAACTCGATTGAACCGATTCTTATGACCAATGAAAGGGCCAATCTCCAGGAGGAGATGGAGAAAATAACCCAGGAATATAAAAAACGGCTCAAGGCAGGCAATTTTTCCCTTGCTGATTTTAAAACAGGCTATGTGGATGGACGTTCCCTGGTGCTGGCCTCGGAAACAAGCTATGTCAAGTTCAAAACAGGAGAAGACGCAATGCTGCTGGTCACCCTTCAATCCGGCAATCAAAAAATATGGTCCCTGTTTGCCGAATAACAGCCATGGACTGACCTGGTCCTATCAACACCAGGCTTCGATCCGCAACGAAGGTTGCAAGATATGTGGAAGATACACAAACTTTAATGCTGAAAGGACCGCCGCCAATGCCAAATGAGAAAGGGTTCACCCTTATCGAAATCATCGCAACGCTTGTTATTATGGGCTTTATTACGATGACAGCCGGGATGGGAATTGTACATGCGGTTCAAGCATATGTGTTTGCAAAACAAAACGCGGCCATCGCCCAAAAGACGGCTTTTGCCTTCAGCCGGATGACTGTGGAACTGATGAACTGCACTCAAATTACCGCAGCAACATCGTCCCAAGTGGTTTTCTTTACTACCGCCGGAAATGTGGACGGAGTCCAACGTACAATTTCAGTGAATACCAACGCCGTTACATTGAACTCTTTTCTTCTGATAGATAATATCGCTGCAGGTTCAAGTCTCTCCTACAGGAAATTTGACAACACAGCCTGGACAACCAGTAACGATTTTTCGGATTTGGCTGCCATAGATGTGGTTCTGGTTGTTAAACGATCAGGCACGTCAGCTGAACAATATAGTTTTAACACATCAATCACCATGAGAAACAACAGTGTGCCCAACGCCCCCTTCCCCGGAGCCTGACATTGGAAATCACTTATAAAAGGGACACATTAACAGCTTATTTGAAGGGTAATAAAATGAAGAACAACATTCAATATGCCATGGGTGCCCCCTGCCGCAACAACTCCCAAAGCGGCTCCGTGCTCATTGCACTTATTGCCGGAATGGTTTTAATGGGCGTATTAACAGCCGGTGTAATTTCATTCAACTCAACCGATGACATGCAGGCTGTAAATACAATACAGGGCGATAGCGCATATTACCTTGCGGAATCAGGCTTAAGGTATGCCGCAAGCCAGTACAAGAAAATCCAGAACGAAAATGCGGAATATGATTCCACAGACCTTTCTGCAGACGATGAAAAAGCTGCATTTTTAGAAAACAGCCTGGACAAACAGACACTCACTCTGCCAAGTAACAAAGGAACAATCCTTATAGATGTTTATCCGTACTGGTTTGTATTTGCCCAGCGTGGTGGTACTGTGACCCTTAAGCTTCCAGGCCAGGTCCCGGATAATTTTACCCTGCCGGCCAGCGGAAGGCTGAAGCTAGGCAATGAAACAGCCTCTCCAACATACCTTGACTATACAGGAGGGGCAGTCAGTTCAACAGGCGTTTTCACATGTGATCAGTTTAGCACCTTGAGCCTTGGGACCTATGAGCGAAAGGAAGCCTACCCCGTTCTCAAAGTCGGCTACAGCCAGTCTAATGTTACCGATCTGAGCTTATCATGCACAACCCCTGGAATATTTCCTTCAAGAAACGGCAGAATTTTGATTGACACAACTTATTATATATACACGCGCACGACATTTGACAAAGACAACAGCATACTGACATTAAAAAACTTATCCAACCCCACC is drawn from uncultured Desulfobacter sp. and contains these coding sequences:
- a CDS encoding prepilin-type N-terminal cleavage/methylation domain-containing protein; amino-acid sequence: MPNEKGFTLIEIIATLVIMGFITMTAGMGIVHAVQAYVFAKQNAAIAQKTAFAFSRMTVELMNCTQITAATSSQVVFFTTAGNVDGVQRTISVNTNAVTLNSFLLIDNIAAGSSLSYRKFDNTAWTTSNDFSDLAAIDVVLVVKRSGTSAEQYSFNTSITMRNNSVPNAPFPGA
- a CDS encoding type II secretion system protein, with amino-acid sequence MKINNQKGFSLVEVIIVLIITGIMGSYLITFVQSSTQNSIEPILMTNERANLQEEMEKITQEYKKRLKAGNFSLADFKTGYVDGRSLVLASETSYVKFKTGEDAMLLVTLQSGNQKIWSLFAE